One Rosa chinensis cultivar Old Blush chromosome 3, RchiOBHm-V2, whole genome shotgun sequence DNA window includes the following coding sequences:
- the LOC112193011 gene encoding UDP-glycosyltransferase 73C4 isoform X3, with translation MASESHDQLHFVLIPLMSPGHLLPMADMAKLLAQHGLVVTIITTPLNAVGIKPVIDRAIDSGLSLHLVQFILPLAECGLPDGCENLESVPARNLFCNFFDAVSRLQKPVEKLLETLKPHPSCIISDKHLPWTAEIAQKFGLPRYWFDGTSCFTLLSNHNIETSKVLESVSGSESFMVPGLPDEIELTLGQLPAHLNPANVDFRDFHGKVEEATKASCGVVVNSFEQLETEYVKEYRKVSKVWSIGPVSLSNNTNLDKAQRGKSGNKASIDQHQCLRWLDSWPESSVVYVCLGSLGRVETPQLVELGLGLEASNRPFVWVIRRKKTEEWAKWLLEDGFEDRIKGRGLLIHGWAPQVLILSHPAVGGFLTHCGWNSTLEGICAGIPMITFPMFAEQFYNEKFIVHVLKIGVRVGASVVIPLGKQEGSVVSVKSGEFKEAIEKVMITEGNKEGEERRERAKKLAVMAKKATEEGGSSYLNIRLLIEDVRSYKHQ, from the coding sequence ATGGCTTCAGAGTCCCATGATCAGCTTCACTTTGTTTTGATACCACTAATGTCTCCAGGCCACCTTCTACCAATGGCAGACATGGCTAAGCTATTGGCACAGCATGGTCTGGTGGTCACAATTATCACCACACCTCTCAATGCTGTTGGAATCAAACCTGTCATTGATCGTGCCATTGATTCCGGTCTCTCCCTTCATCTAGTCCAGTTCATTTTGCCACTTGCTGAGTGTGGTTTGCCAGATGGATGTGAAAACTTGGAATCAGTCCCTGCAAGAAACTTGTTTTGTAATTTCTTTGATGCAGTTAGCAGGCTTCAGAAGCCAGTAGAGAAATTGCTTGAGACACTGAAACCCCATCCGAGCTGCATAATCTCAGATAAACATCTGCCGTGGACAGCTGAGATTGCTCAAAAGTTTGGGTTACCAAGGTATTGGTTTGATGGGACTAGTTGCTTTACTCTCTTGTCTAACCATAATATAGAAACATCCAAGGTCCTAGAGAGTGTTTCAGGATCAGAATCATTTATGGTGCCTGGTTTGCCTGATGAGATTGAACTTACTTTAGGCCAATTACCGGCGCACTTGAATCCTGCTAATGTTGACTTCAGAGATTTCCACGGAAAAGTAGAGGAAGCTACAAAAGCATCATGTGGAGTTGTTGTGAATAGCTTTGAGCAGTTGGAAACGGAGTATGTCAAAGAGTATAGAAAGGTTAGTAAAGTGTGGAGTATTGGTCCAGTGTCACTTTCCAACAACACAAACTTGGACAAAGCTCAAAGAGGCAAGTCAGGCAACAAGGCCTCCATTGATCAACACCAGTGCTTGAGATGGCTCGATTCATGGCCTGAGAGCTCGGTTGTCTATGTATGTCTCGGAAGCCTCGGCCGTGTCGAAACTCCTCAGTTGGTAGAGCTTGGATTAGGCTTAGAAGCATCAAACCGGCCTTTTGTTTGGGTGATCCGCAGAAAGAAGACAGAAGAATGGGCAAAATGGTTGTTGGAAGATGGATTTGAGGACCGGATTAAAGGTAGAGGACTATTAATCCATGGTTGGGCACCACAAGTATTGATATTGTCACATCCTGCAGTTGGTGGGTTTTTAACACATTGTGGTTGGAATTCGACGTTGGAAGGGATTTGTGCTGGGATTCCAATGATCACATTTCCTATGTTTGCTGAGCAGTTCTACAATGAGAAGTTCATAGTGCATGTCTTGAAGATTGGTGTGAGAGTTGGTGCCTCAGTGGTCATTCCGTTGGGAAAACAAGAAGGGTCTGTGGTGTCAGTGAAAAGCGGCGAGTTTAAGGAGGCTATAGAGAAAGTGATGATCACTGAAGGGaataaagaaggagaagaaagaagagagagagcaaagaAGCTTGCAGTGATGGCCAAGAAAGCTacagaggagggaggttcttcTTACCTCAACATTAGACTGTTAATTGAAGATGTAAGATCATACAAACATCAGTAG
- the LOC112193011 gene encoding UDP-glycosyltransferase 73C4 isoform X1: protein MPSVSYHYILTPFKFLHLDYIYLPLKFYHCKYLGALTMASESHDQLHFVLIPLMSPGHLIPMADMAKLLALHGVVVTIVTTPLNAIRIKPIIDRAIDSGLPIHMVQFSLPLHEFGLPEGCENLDSVPSRNLFLNFFDAVSKLHQSVEQLLETIKPIPSCIISDRGLSWAAEIAQKFGLPRLLFDGTNCFTLLCTHNIQAHKILDSVSGSDPFVVPGLPDEIELTSAQLPGHLNPSSDDLRVLHKKIEKAKGAFGIVVNSFEELEPEYFSEYRKVTSRVWSIGPVSLSNQTELDKAQRGDKASIDEKECLKWLDSWPERSVVYVCLGSLSRVTTLQLIELGLGLETSDCPFVWVISRNNSEEWGKWLFEDGFEERIKGRGLLIYGWAPQVLILSHSSVGGFLTHGGWNSTLEGICAGIPMITWPMFAEQFYNEKLIVQVLKIGERVGANVGIPLGKQESSRVLVKSGEFKEVIDNVMNKEGNKEGEERRERARKLAIMAKKATEEGGSSYLNIRLLIEDIRLYKHN, encoded by the coding sequence ATGCCCTCAGTATCATATCACTATATTCTAACCCCATTCAAATTTCTTCATTTAGATTACATATATCTTCCCCTCAAATTTTATCATTGCAAGTATTTAGGTGCTCTTACAATGGCTTCAGAATCCCATGATCAACTTCACTTTGTTTTAATACCTCTAATGTCTCCAGGGCACCTCATACCAATGGCAGACATGGCTAAGCTATTGGCACTACATGGTGTGGTGGTCACAATTGTAACCACACCCCTTAATGCCATTCGGATCAAACCAATCATAGATCGTGCGATTGATTCTGGTCTCCCTATTCATATGGTGCAGTTCAGTTTGCCACTCCATGAGTTTGGTTTGCCAGAGGGATGTGAAAACTTGGATTCAGTTCCCTCAAGAAACTTGTTTCTGAATTTCTTTGATGCAGTTAGCAAGCTGCATCAGTCAGTAGAACAATTGCTTGAAACAATAAAACCCATTCCAAGCTGCATAATTTCAGATAGAGGTCTTTCATGGGCGGCTGAGATTGCTCAGAAGTTTGGGTTACCAAGGCTTTTGTTTGATGGGACTAATTGCTTTACTCTTTTGTGTACTCATAATATACAAGCACACAAGATCCTAGACAGTGTTTCAGGCTCAGACCCCTTTGTGGTGCCTGGTTTGCCTGATGAGATTGAGCTTACTTCAGCACAATTGCCGGGGCACCTGAATCCTTCGTCAGATGATTTAAGAGTTCTCCACAAAAAGATAGAGAAAGCTAAAGGAGCTTTTGGAATTGTTGTGAATAGCTTTGAGGAGTTGGAACCGGAATATTTCTCAGAGTATAGAAAGGTTACTAGTAGAGTTTGGAGTATCGGTCCAGTGTCACTGTCCAACCAGACAGAACTGGACAAAGCTCAAAGAGGAGACAAGGCCTCAATTGATGAAAAAGAATGCCTGAAATGGCTTGATTCATGGCCTGAGAGGTCTGTGGTTTATGTATGTCTTGGAAGCCTTAGCCGTGTCACGACTCTTCAATTGATAGAGCTAGGTTTAGGCCTAGAAACTTCAGACTGTCCTTTTGTTTGGGTGATAAGCAGAAACAATTCAGAAGAATGGGGAAAATGGCTGTTCGAAGATGGATTTGAGGAGAGGATTAAAGGAAGAGGACTATTAATCTATGGTTGGGCACCACAAGTATTGATATTATCACATTCTTCAGTAGGTGGATTTCTAACACATGGTGGTTGGAATTCAACATTGGAAGGGATTTGTGCTGGGATTCCCATGATCACATGGCCTATGTTTGCTGAGCAGTTCTACAATGAGAAGTTGATAGTGCAAGTCTTGAAGATTGGTGAGAGAGTTGGGGCTAATGTGGGCATTCCATTGGGGAAACAAGAGAGCTCTAGGGTGTTGGTGAAGAGTGGTGAGTTTAAAGAGGTCATAGACAACGTGATGAACAAGGAAGGGAataaagaaggagaagagagaagagagagagcaagaaagcttgcaatAATGGCAAAGAAAGCTACAGAGGAGGGAGGCTCTTCTTACCTTAATATTAGACTGTTAATTGAAGATATAAGACTATACAAACACAACTAG
- the LOC112193506 gene encoding UDP-glycosyltransferase 73C3, with amino-acid sequence MASQNPQLHFVLFPFMAQGHMIPMIDIARILSQRGVMITIVTTPHNGARFQTVLARAIESGLQIRLVQLKFPCEEAGLPDGCENLDMLPSQDLTLNFFTGTAVLQLPVEKLFEELHPKPSCIVSDICLPWTINIARKFHIPRVSFSGTSCFCLLCMFILHMSKVHENITSESEYFVVPDLPERIEITKAQLPGPLTPNMKDFHEVMVAAELESYGIIMNTYEELEPAYVKDYKKARNDKVWCIGPVSLCNKDDLDKVQRGNKAAVDENHYLKWLDSWGSSSVLYACLGSLCNLTSEQLIELGLGLEASKKPFIWVVRGSGQSEGLELWMKENGFEERTKERSLLIRGWAPQTLILSHPSVGGFLTHCGWNSTLEGICAGLPMITWPLFADQFLNEKLVEQILKIAVRVGVEYPMKWGEEEKIGVLVKKKNVKEAIDKLMDGEESQGRRERAKKFAKMGKRAAEEGGSSDLNIAVLIQDIMQKEG; translated from the coding sequence aTGGCTTCTCAAAACCCCCAGCTGCACTTTGTCTTGTTTCCATTTATGGCTCAAGGTCACATGATCCCAATGATAGATATTGCCAGAATTCTGTCACAGCGTGGCGTGATGATCACCATAGTCACCACACCACATAATGGTGCTCGTTTTCAAACAGTTCTTGCTCGTGCCATAGAATCTGGGCTCCAAATCCGGTTAGTCCAACTGAAATTTCCATGTGAAGAAGCAGGACTACCTGATGGGTGTGAAAACCTTGACATGCTACCTTCACAAGACTTGACCTTGAATTTCTTTACAGGAACTGCGGTGCTACAACTGCCAGTAGAAAAGTTATTCGAAGAGCTGCACCCCAAGCCAAGTTGCATAGTCTCTGACATTTGTTTGCCATGGACCATCAACATTGCTCGCAAGTTCCACATTCCAAGGGTATCTTTCTCTGGAACGAGTTGCTTTTGTTTACTTTGTATGTTCATTTTGCACATGTCTAAGGTTCACGAGAATATAACCTCCGAATCGGAGTACTTTGTTGTGCCGGACTTGCCCGAACGAATTGAGATAACCAAGGCTCAGCTTCCAGGGCCTCTGACTCCGAATATGAAAGATTTTCATGAAGTAATGGTTGCAGCTGAGCTGGAGTCATATGGGATAATTATGAATACTTATGAAGAATTGGAACCGGCATATGTTAAAGATTATAAGAAGGCAAGAAATGACAAAGTCTGGTGTATTGGCCCGGTGTCACTATGCAACAAAGATGACTTGGATAAGGTACAAAGAGGTAACAAGGCCGCAGTTGACGAAAACCACTACTTGAAGTGGCTTGATTCCTGGGGATCAAGTTCTGTACTTTATGCTTGCCTTGGAAGTTTATGTAATCTCACATCTGAGCAACTGATAGAACTTGGACTGGGATTAGAGGCATCAAAGAAACCATTTATTTGGGTTGTAAGGGGTAGTGGTCAATCGGAGGGGTTGGAACTGTGGATGAAAGAAAATGGTTTTGAGGAAAGGACCAAAGAAAGGAGCCTTTTGATTCGAGGTTGGGCTCCACAAACACTAATATTGTCACACCCTTCAGTTGGAGGGTTCTTAACACATTGCGGCTGGAATTCAACATTAGAAGGCATATGTGCTGGGCTGCCAATGATTACATGGCCGCTGTTTGCAGATCAGTTTCTCAATGAGAAACTAGTGGAACAGATTCTAAAAATTGCAGTGAGGGTTGGGGTAGAATATCCAATGAAGTGgggagaggaagagaagatAGGTGTGTtggtgaagaagaaaaatgtgaAGGAAGCAATAGACAAGTTGATGGATGGAGAGGAAAGTCAAGGGAGAAGAGAAAGAGCAAAAAAGTTTGCAAAGATGGGAAAGAGAGCAGCAGAAGAAGGGGGGTCTTCTGATCTCAACATTGCAGTTCTAATCCAAGATATCATGCAAAAAGAGGGATGA
- the LOC112193011 gene encoding UDP-glycosyltransferase 73C4 isoform X2 codes for MRWYALCRDNETQTVSRISGSNIMTNSDRQLGHLIPMADMAKLLALHGVVVTIVTTPLNAIRIKPIIDRAIDSGLPIHMVQFSLPLHEFGLPEGCENLDSVPSRNLFLNFFDAVSKLHQSVEQLLETIKPIPSCIISDRGLSWAAEIAQKFGLPRLLFDGTNCFTLLCTHNIQAHKILDSVSGSDPFVVPGLPDEIELTSAQLPGHLNPSSDDLRVLHKKIEKAKGAFGIVVNSFEELEPEYFSEYRKVTSRVWSIGPVSLSNQTELDKAQRGDKASIDEKECLKWLDSWPERSVVYVCLGSLSRVTTLQLIELGLGLETSDCPFVWVISRNNSEEWGKWLFEDGFEERIKGRGLLIYGWAPQVLILSHSSVGGFLTHGGWNSTLEGICAGIPMITWPMFAEQFYNEKLIVQVLKIGERVGANVGIPLGKQESSRVLVKSGEFKEVIDNVMNKEGNKEGEERRERARKLAIMAKKATEEGGSSYLNIRLLIEDIRLYKHN; via the exons ATGAGGTGGTATGCACTATGCAGGGATAACGAAACTCAGACCGTCAGTAGAATAAGCGGCAGCAATATCATGACAAATTCAGACAGACAGTTGG GGCACCTCATACCAATGGCAGACATGGCTAAGCTATTGGCACTACATGGTGTGGTGGTCACAATTGTAACCACACCCCTTAATGCCATTCGGATCAAACCAATCATAGATCGTGCGATTGATTCTGGTCTCCCTATTCATATGGTGCAGTTCAGTTTGCCACTCCATGAGTTTGGTTTGCCAGAGGGATGTGAAAACTTGGATTCAGTTCCCTCAAGAAACTTGTTTCTGAATTTCTTTGATGCAGTTAGCAAGCTGCATCAGTCAGTAGAACAATTGCTTGAAACAATAAAACCCATTCCAAGCTGCATAATTTCAGATAGAGGTCTTTCATGGGCGGCTGAGATTGCTCAGAAGTTTGGGTTACCAAGGCTTTTGTTTGATGGGACTAATTGCTTTACTCTTTTGTGTACTCATAATATACAAGCACACAAGATCCTAGACAGTGTTTCAGGCTCAGACCCCTTTGTGGTGCCTGGTTTGCCTGATGAGATTGAGCTTACTTCAGCACAATTGCCGGGGCACCTGAATCCTTCGTCAGATGATTTAAGAGTTCTCCACAAAAAGATAGAGAAAGCTAAAGGAGCTTTTGGAATTGTTGTGAATAGCTTTGAGGAGTTGGAACCGGAATATTTCTCAGAGTATAGAAAGGTTACTAGTAGAGTTTGGAGTATCGGTCCAGTGTCACTGTCCAACCAGACAGAACTGGACAAAGCTCAAAGAGGAGACAAGGCCTCAATTGATGAAAAAGAATGCCTGAAATGGCTTGATTCATGGCCTGAGAGGTCTGTGGTTTATGTATGTCTTGGAAGCCTTAGCCGTGTCACGACTCTTCAATTGATAGAGCTAGGTTTAGGCCTAGAAACTTCAGACTGTCCTTTTGTTTGGGTGATAAGCAGAAACAATTCAGAAGAATGGGGAAAATGGCTGTTCGAAGATGGATTTGAGGAGAGGATTAAAGGAAGAGGACTATTAATCTATGGTTGGGCACCACAAGTATTGATATTATCACATTCTTCAGTAGGTGGATTTCTAACACATGGTGGTTGGAATTCAACATTGGAAGGGATTTGTGCTGGGATTCCCATGATCACATGGCCTATGTTTGCTGAGCAGTTCTACAATGAGAAGTTGATAGTGCAAGTCTTGAAGATTGGTGAGAGAGTTGGGGCTAATGTGGGCATTCCATTGGGGAAACAAGAGAGCTCTAGGGTGTTGGTGAAGAGTGGTGAGTTTAAAGAGGTCATAGACAACGTGATGAACAAGGAAGGGAataaagaaggagaagagagaagagagagagcaagaaagcttgcaatAATGGCAAAGAAAGCTACAGAGGAGGGAGGCTCTTCTTACCTTAATATTAGACTGTTAATTGAAGATATAAGACTATACAAACACAACTAG
- the LOC112193505 gene encoding UDP-glycosyltransferase 73C1: MASQECQLHFVLFPFMAQGHMIPMVDIARMLAQHGVAITIVTTPLNAARFETVLTRAKKSGHQIRLIQLKFPSEGAGLPHGCENLDMIPSNLASNFFSATKRLQEPVEKLFEELTPKPSCIISDMCLPWTINISRMFNIPRISFSGTCCFFLLCFSKVGISKVLDDITSEEEYFVLPDLPDRIEVTKAQLPATHASNMEDFNEALLAAEMASYGIIMNSFEELEPAYVKEYKKVKKDKVWCVGPASLCNKDDLDKAQRGNKASVNEHYCLKWLDSWEASSVLYACFGSLCNLIPAQLIELGLGLEASNKPFIWAVRSSSQSEELEKWITENGFEERTKGRGLLIWGWAPQTLILSHPAVGGFLTHCGWNSILEGICAGVPLITWPLFGDQFFDEKLVVQILKIAVRVGVEYPMKWGEEESIGVLVKKENVKEAIDKLLDGEESQARRDRARELAKLAKRAVEEGGSSHLNIELLIHDIMQQGNCTERK, from the coding sequence ATGGCTTCTCAGGAATGCCAGCTTCACTTTGTCTTGTTTCCTTTTATGGCCCAAGGCCACATGATTCCAATGGTAGACATTGCTAGAATGCTTGCACAACACGGGGTGGCTATCACCATAGTCACCACACCACTTAATGCAGCTCGTTTCGAAACAGTTCTTACTCGCGCCAAAAAATCGGGGCACCAAATCCGGTTGATCCAGCTGAAATTTCCATCTGAAGGAGCTGGGTTGCCTCATGGTTGTGAGAACTTGGACATGATACCTTCCAACTTGGCCTCAAATTTCTTCAGTGCAACCAAAAGGCTACAAGAGCCGGTAGAGAAACTGTTTGAAGAGCTGACCCCCAAACCAAGTTGTATCATCTCAGACATGTGCTTGCCATGGACAATTAACATCTCTCGCATGTTTAACATTCCACGGATATCTTTCAGTGGAACGTGTTGCTTTTTCCTCTTATGTTTTAGCAAAGTCGGCATATCTAAGGTTCTTGATGATATAACCTCTGAGGAGGAGTACTTTGTCCTGCCTGACTTGCCAGATCGCATTGAGGTGACCAAGGCTCAGCTGCCGGCAACCCATGCATCAAACATGGAAGATTTTAACGAAGCTTTGCTTGCAGCTGAGATGGCCTCATATGGGATAATTATGAATAGCTTTGAAGAGTTGGAGCCAGCATATGTTAAAGAATACAAGAAGGTAAAGAAAGATAAAGTATGGTGTGTTGGCCCTGCATCATTATGCAACAAAGATGACTTGGATAAGGCACAAAGAGGTAACAAGGCCTCGGTGAATGAACATTACTGCTTGAAGTGGCTTGATTCTTGGGAAGCAAGCTCAGTGCTCTATGCTTGCTTTGGAAGTTTATGTAATCTCATACCTGCACAACTCATAGAACTTGGATTGGGACTAGAGGCATCCAATAAACCATTCATTTGGGCTGTGAGGAGCAGTAGTCAGTCGGAGGAATTGGAAAAGTGGATAACAGAGAACGGATTTGAGGAAAGGACCAAAGGAAGGGGCCTGCTGATTTGGGGTTGGGCTCCGCAGACACTAATACTATCACACCCTGCAGTTGGGGGTTTCTTAACACATTGTGGTTGGAACTCTATATTAGAAGGGATATGTGCTGGGGTGCCTTTGATTACATGGCCATTGTTCGGAGACCAATTCTTCGACGAGAAACTAGTAGTGCAGATTCTAAAGATTGCGGTGAGAGTTGGGGTGGAGTATCCGATGAAGTGGGGAGAGGAGGAAAGTATTGGGGTGTTGGTGAAAAAGGAAAATGTGAAGGAAGCGATAGACAAGTTGCTGGATGGAGAAGAAAGCCAAGCGCGAAGAGATAGAGCCAGAGAGCTTGCTAAATTGGCAAAGAGAGCAGTAGAAGAAGGGGGATCTTCTCACCTCAACATTGAACTACTAATCCATGATATCATGCAACAAGGAAATTGCACAgagagaaaataa
- the LOC112191305 gene encoding UDP-glycosyltransferase 73C6, with the protein MASQKHHQLHFVLFPFMAQGHMIPMFDIGRLLAQQGMIVTIVTTPLNAARYQPALTRAIESGLQIRLIQLQFPTRKAGLPDGCENIDMLPSQELGLSFFNATEGLQQPLEELFLELTPRPNCIISDMCLPWTINVARKFHIPRISFIGTSCICLLCIHNMLISRVFEKITSPFEYFVVPDFPDRVEITKAQLPQNMTPVLTDLFEKTSAAERETYGVIMNTFEELEPAYAKGYKKARKDKVWCIGPVSLCNKDDLDMAQRGNKTTIDENQCLKWLDSWGPSTVLYACLGSLCNLTDEQLIELGLGLEASNRPFVWVVRGGVQSEPMEKLLKENGFEERTKERSLLIRGWAPQTLILSHPSVGGFLTHCGWNSILEGVCAGLPMITLPLFGDQFLNEKLIGQILNISVKVGGDDPITLREEKKNRVLVRKENVKNAIEELMNGEDSKGRKGRARELAEMAKRAVEKGGSSHLDIALLIQDILQQGNCIERS; encoded by the coding sequence ATGGCTTCTCAAAAGCATCATCAGCTTCACTTCGTATTGTTTCCTTTCATGGCTCAAGGCCACATGATCCCTATGTTTGACATTGGTAGACTATTGGCACAACAAGGCATGATTGTCACCATAGTCACCACACCGCTTAACGCAGCCCGTTATCAGCCAGCACTTACTCGGGCCATAGAATCCGGGCTCCAAATCCGGTTAATCCAACTGCAATTTCCAACCAGAAAAGCAGGGTTGCCTGATGGGTGTGAGAACATTGACATGCTACCTTCACAAGAACTGGGGTTGAGTTTCTTTAATGCAACCGAGGGGCTACAGCAGCCGCTGGAGGAATTGTTTCTAGAGCTAACCCCCAGGCCAAATTGCATAATCTCAGACATGTGTTTGCCATGGACAATCAACGTAGCTCGAAAGTTTCACATTCCAAGAATATCTTTCATTGGAACCAGTTGCATTTGTCTTCTATGCATTCATAATATGCTCATATCCAgggtttttgagaaaataaccTCTCCATTCGAGTACTTTGTTGTGCCTGACTTCCCTGATCGGGTTGAGATAACAAAAGCTCAGCTGCCACAAAATATGACACCAGTGTTGACAGATCTTTTTGAAAAAACTTCAGCAGCTGAGAGGGAGACATATGGGGTAATTATGAATACATTTGAAGAGTTGGAGCCGGCATATGCTAAAGGATACAAGAAGGCAAGAAAGGATAAAGTATGGTGTATTGGTCCGGTTTCACTGTGCAACAAAGACGATTTAGATATGGCACAAAGGGGTAACAAGACCACAATTGATGAAAACCAGTGCTTGAAGTGGCTTGATTCCTGGGGACCAAGTACTGTACTATATGCTTGCCTTGGAAGTTTATGCAATCTCACAGATGAGCAACTGATAGAACTTGGACTGGGATTAGAGGCATCGAACAGACCTTTTGTGTGGGTTGTAAGGGGTGGTGTTCAATCAGAGCCTATGGAAAAGTTGTTGAAAGAAAATGGATTTGAGGAAAGGACCAAAGAAAGGAGCCTTTTGATTCGGGGTTGGGCACCGCAAACACTGATACTATCACACCCTTCAGTTGGTGGGTTCCTaacacattgtggctggaattCCATATTAGAAGGTGTATGTGCTGGGTTGCCTATGATCACATTGCCACTGTTTGGAGACCAATTTCTCAATGAGAAATTAATTGGACAGATTCTAAACATTTCTGTGAAGGTTGGAGGGGATGATCCAATAACATTgagggaggagaagaagaatagGGTGTTGGTGAGAAAGGAAAATGTGAAGAATGCGATAGAGGAGTTGATGAATGGAGAAGATAGCAAAGGGAGAAAAGGAAGAGCCAGGGAGCTTGCTGAGATGGCAAAGAGAGCGGTAGAAAAAGGAGGTTCTTCACACCTTGACATTGCACTGCTAATCCAAGATATTCTGCAACAAGGAAATTGCATAGAGAGGAGCTAA